In a single window of the Arachis hypogaea cultivar Tifrunner chromosome 6, arahy.Tifrunner.gnm2.J5K5, whole genome shotgun sequence genome:
- the LOC112805753 gene encoding uncharacterized protein — protein sequence MHASEFPEYANIGEGNVAVEDDHAKLDSDTIADAIRLLVEADPSIKVKSIIAEVQSRFNYTVSYRKAWLAKQKSVAKFFSDWEVSYQTLPVWLKVMTAKMPKSRVQIKMLSVYRESEEVQGVRVLYRVFWNSYPCTVAFRHCKPLEQVDGIHLYGKYKGALLVTVSQDGNQNIVPIAFAIVEGETTDAWEFFLTNLQRYVVTTDGVEIISDRYNSINAAIARSNGAWSPLRAWHMFCIRHIGSNFLRRFKAPYLHKLMINTGYSKMEHEYNKNYQRFKERGEPYTQWCNEIGVQRWVFAFDKDHRWGHMTTNLIECINYVLKGARNLPMTVIIRSTFYWLNKLFTRKSTEAHERVRNGFTYSEFATKRVEENF from the exons ATGCATGCCTCGGAATTTCCTGAGTATGCGAATATCG GTGAAGGCAACGTTGCGGTGGAAGATG atcatgccaagttggactcAGACACAATTGCAGATGCCATTAGGCTGTTGGTTGAAGCAGACCCGTCGATAAAGGTGAAGTCTATTATTGCAGAAGTTCAGTCTAGGTTCAACTACACTGTAAGTTACcgcaaggcttggttggcaaagcagaaatcTGTCGCAAAATTTTTCAGTGATTGGGAAGTTTCTTACCAGACTCTGCCAGTATGGTTGAAAGTAATGACTGCGAAGATGCCAAAGTCTCGTGTCCAAATAAAAATGCTCTCCGTTTACCGTGAGAGTGAGGAAGTTCAAGGTGTAAGAGTTCTCTACCGTGTTTTTTGGAACTCCTATCCGTGTACTGTAGCATTCAGGCATTGCAAGCCGCTGGAACAGGTTGATGGCATACACCTGTACGGAAAATATAAAGGTGCACTTCTGGTTACGGTTTCACAAGATGGGAACCAGAACAttgtgcctattgcatttgcgaTAGTCGAGGGTGAAACGACAGACGCGTGGGAGTTTTTCTTAACCAATTTGCAGAGATATGTTGTTACCACTGATGGTGTGGAAATTATTTCTGACCGCTATAACTCCATCAACGCAGCAATAGCTCGTAGTAATGGTGCATGGTCACCACTAAGAGCGTGGCACATGTTCTGCATCAGGCACATCGGGTCCAACTTCTTAAGGAGGTTCAAGGCTCCGTATTTGCATAAACTCATGATTAACACAG GCTATTCTAAAATGGAACATGAGTACAACAAAAACTACCAAAGGTTTAAAGAGCGGGGTGAGCCATATACTCAATGGTGCAATGAGATCGGTGTTCAGAGATGGGTGTTTGCATTCGACAAGGATCATCGTTGGGGACATATGACAACAAACTTGATAGAGTGCATAAATTATGTCCTGAAGGGTGCACGCAACCTTCCTATGACTGTCATTATTAGGTCTACTTTCTATTGGCTAAACAAATTGTTTACTCGGAAGAGCACTGAGGCTCATGAGCGTGTCCGCAACGGATTCACGTATTCAGAATTTGCTACCAAAAGAGTTGAAGAAAACTTTTGA
- the LOC112696993 gene encoding glutamyl-tRNA reductase-binding protein, chloroplastic — protein MKTMVTPLMKISPFSRPNGIYINKPSSLVPLSPLTPQRNSSSPNSLTFPTLTPTLSVSMAASPQSTAPTASPGGVNINKDDVFQLIQAHQEKAARLPPVEEIRTFLDRSVRGMLSTYSKKFEGYPSGSMVDFACDANGYPILAVSDLAVHTKDLAANPKCSLLVPRDPEDRTDLVVTLHGDAVSVPENDKEAVRAAYLARHPNAFWVDFGDFHFLRIEPKVVRYVSGVATALLGSGEFSPDEYKAAKVDPLAQFSKPVASHMNKDHAEDTTVIVQHWTSVPVESAYMLDVDSVGFNVKAGYKGDTFKLRVPFPRRAADRKDIKTLIVEMLQAARPHVD, from the exons ATGAAGACTATGGTGACGCCATTGATGAAAATTTCCCCATTTTCTCGGCCAAATGGCATTTATATTAATAAACCCTCTTCTCTCGTCCCTCTTTCCCCTCTCACACCCCAACGCAACTCTTCTTCACCAAACTCCCTCACCTTTCCCACTCTCACTCCTACTCTTTCTGTTTCCATGGCCGCTTCACCCCAATCCACCGCTCCG ACTGCATCCCCTGGCGGTGTTAACATCAACAAAGATGATGTTTTTCAGTTAATTCAGGCGCATCAG GAAAAAGCTGCTAGGCTTCCACCGGTAGAAGAAATTCGAACTTTCCTTGATCGCAGCGTGCGCGGGATGCTATCTACCTACTCAAAG AAGTTTGAGGGTTATCCATCTGGGTCGATGGTGGACTTTGCATGTGATGCAAATGGATATCCGATACTAGCAGTGAGCGACTTGGCAGTTCATACGAAG GACTTGGCTGCAAATCCTAAATGTTCACTGCTGGTGCCTAGAGATCCTGAAGATAGGACTGATCTAGTTGTCACTTTACACGGTGATGCTGTCTCT GTACCTGAAAACGATAAAGAAGCCGTACGAGCTGCATATTTGGCAAGACATCCCAATGCATTTTGG GTTGACTTTGGGGACTTCCATTTTCTGCGCATTGAACCGAAAGTTGTACGATATGTGTCAGGTGTTGCTACAGCTTTGTTAGGATCAGGAG AGTTCAGTCCAGATGAATATAAAGCTGCAAAAGTTGATCCCCTAGCTCAGTTTTCCAAGCCGGTGGCG TCTCATATGAACAAAGATCATGCTGAGGATACAACAGTGATTGTGCAGCACTGGACCTCAGTTCCG GTGGAATCTGCATACATGCTAGATGTTGATAGTGTTGGCTTCAATGTCAag GCTGGTTATAAGGGTGATACTTTCAAGCTCAGAGTACCTTTTCCTCGACGTGCAGCAGACAGAAA GGATATTAAGACTCTAATTGTTGAGATGCTTCAAGCTGCTAGACCTCATGTTGATTGA